In the Drosophila biarmipes strain raj3 chromosome X, RU_DBia_V1.1, whole genome shotgun sequence genome, one interval contains:
- the LOC108028904 gene encoding protein folded gastrulation produces MAPPNCLLAVLALAIFLGASNGLPITSRPIEGNVQRMVWDDWVNLDPEQRSLTKEKKVTAKSIFTLPFRHCPQGHTLYNELCIPQSNIDPTDLIKQELILAGGTNGNSPPPPIADYDYGDDAESEEIVYDLSVIPTAMQDSLPPRDGVEGQALPSEDAPLKFNIFEKKFPTGTGEPEEPPMPPDVLASISAGNSSFTAATSASTAATSTTTVSTPAAPSGDASNRIGGGDLLAAPSDALSTSATFNLPSGNSSTSTSTANGDIGQVEAIVLPAGQAQDGDVHLVTSSLIDSENSSTAAHTFNAGADLDQLLKADAFLPAHDGGIELLPPLASHRKVSPPLSADQDAKIEQTDETTEPEGVGTELTEEEGTTTDPVTGEEEEYTTETETTAGGTTVSTEVSMDSAPAPSILGLTAPHPPEEPELDEGENRLVLIKSKVQPVQSTTTTSATAASTATTAADVADLSSSTDRFHYQHFVEYLAASSTTATAEPSSSTVGELIDQNDMPATSDNDNLMTNTIAGHAGVDDDGGHKATGEMDAQQELRLINELVRGKQREQQQQQQQQLEPTSTEGTSTPTEEATVTTAANWSKVIPQLGQGTSEAATSTQANESSSTAKSAAAEQLSITNRSNRNSKIIRVGQVAEEPAATAATAESPTSPASPTSPSSSSNPDGYTPFWWLPSIGWRLERQVDGNGEDHSLLLRFFSTFRGSGPAATTR; encoded by the coding sequence ATGGCCCCGCCCAACTGCCTGCTGGCGGTCCTGGCGCTAGCGATTTTCCTAGGCGCCAGCAACGGCCTGCCGATCACCTCGCGACCCATCGAGGGCAATGTCCAGCGGATGGTGTGGGACGATTGGGTCAACCTGGACCCGGAGCAACGGAGCCTGACCAAGGAGAAGAAAGTGACCGCCAAGTCGATATTTACGCTACCCTTCCGCCACTGTCCGCAGGGCCACACGCTGTACAATGAACTCTGCATCCCCCAATCCAACATCGACCCCACGGATCTAATCAAGCAAGAACTCATACTGGCCGGCGGCACCAATGGCAACTCCCCGCCTCCGCCCATTGCAGACTACGACTATGGAGATGACGCAGAGAGCGAAGAGATCGTGTACGATCTATCGGTCATACCAACTGCCATGCAGGATAGTTTGCCGCCCCGCGATGGTGTCGAAGGTCAAGCCCTGCCCAGCGAGGATGCACCGCtgaaattcaatattttcgaGAAGAAATTCCCCACGGGCACGGGCGAGCCCGAGGAGCCGCCAATGCCGCCGGACGTGTTGGCATCAATATCTGCCGGCAACAGCAGTTTCACAGCAGCAACGTCAGCCAGCACAGCGgcgacgtcaacgacgactgTGAGCACACCAGCTGCACCTTCGGGGGATGCTAGCAACCGCATCGGTGGTGGCGATTTGCTGGCGGCTCCCAGCGATGCCCTGTCCACATCGGCAACATTCAACCTGCCCAGCGGCAACTcgagcaccagcaccagcaccgcCAACGGGGACATTGGCCAGGTGGAAGCCATTGTGTTGCCAGCTGGACAGGCACAGGATGGCGATGTTCACCTAGTCACCAGTTCCCTTATCGACAGCGAGAATTCCTCCACAGCAGCGCATACATTTAATGCGGGGGCGGACTTGGACCAGCTTCTCAAGGCGGACGCCTTTCTGCCAGCCCACGATGGCGGCATTGAGCTGTTGCCGCCGCTTGCTAGCCATCGCAAGGTGTCGCCGCCGTTGAGCGCAGACCAGGATGCAAAGATCGAGCAGACAGATGAAACTACTGAGCCAGAGGGGGTGGGCACAGAGCTAACGGAGGAGGAAGGGACCACCACGGACCCAGTGACAGGTGAGGAGGAGGAGTATACTACTGAGACAGAAACAACTGCAGGCGGCACAACGGTGTCGACGGAGGTGTCAATGGATTCAGCTCCGGCCCCCTCCATCTTAGGCCTAACTGCACCACATCCGCCAGAAGAACCCGAGTTGGATGAAGGTGAAAATCGCCTGGTCTTGATAAAATCGAAAGTGCAACCGGTTCAGTCAACGACAACAACATCGGCGACGGCAGCATCAACAGCAACCACTGCCGCTGATGTTGCTGACTTGAGCTCATCCACCGACCGGTTTCATTATCAGCATTTCGTAGAATACCTTGCCGCTAGCAGCACGACAGCCACAGCAgagcccagcagcagcactgtCGGCGAACTGATTGACCAGAACGATATGCCGGCGACGAGTGACAATGACAATTTAATGACAAATACAATTGCCGGCCACGCCGGAGTAGATGATGATGGGGGCCATAAAGCCACCGGTGAAATGGATGCCCAACAGGAACTGCGGCTCATCAACGAGCTGGTGAGGGGTAAGCAGCgggagcagcaacagcagcagcagcagcagcttgaACCCACCAGCACAGAAGGAACTTCTACACCAACTGAGGAGGCAACCGTCACAACAGCAGCAAATTGGTCAAAGGTGATACCACAATTAGGTCAGGGCACAAGTGAAGCAGCCACATCGACCCAGGCTAATGAGAGCAGCTCGACAGCgaaatcagcagcagcagaacaaTTAAGTATTACCAATCGTAGCAATAGAAATAGCAAAATAATTAGGGTAGGACAGGTGGCTGAagagccagcagcaacagcggcgacagcagaatctccaacatcaCCAGCATCCCCAACATCtccaagcagcagcagcaacccgGACGGCTACACGCCCTTCTGGTGGCTCCCGAGTATTGGATGGCGTCTGGAGCGCCAGGTAGACGGCAATGGCGAGGATCACTCGCTTTTGCTTCGGTTCTTCAGCACATTTCGCGGCAGCGGCCCGGCAGCAACCACCCGCTAA
- the LOC108028905 gene encoding uncharacterized protein LOC108028905 produces MSAAVCVVVTVPTEAEELRTNPKPLVGTQPCSSCGGYLRSKGWAATGSGVCERCWRLGQIAGSNCCEAAPPASDATSAPRYHSRALQLRDLKEDASMEQLLRAIAEELRLEDVFWSHDVMGKQLQARFDLLQDERYERLLCTLQDWGVGERPGTHVSALTCLETRAKPRPHNPGQGQGGLEDQGQEQGQGWQSFMDSVRCRLNVNQVVRQVRRDATLTFDFVVLLMAAALLSCVGLVENSFLFLSSSMLISPLMGPIIAAIFGSVIGDRELQWLGLKNELLGIAVSVGIGFFFGAIVCGFGHFFAISSGLTEEIVSRCDTHSLAIGVCTALASGAAGAIAVLGGNTGSLVGVAISASLLPPAVNAGLLWALAIGSHLLPADHELLASLLKHRSYSSLLSVELLICAVVSMALTLLNIVCVWLMGVVVLRIKEVAPAVQRHQQFWRHDVRTAREVALMDPALQSAIDRLDESQLDVEAPHYQRTWSPGMGCHAGSPSATGGSDMALASPKDLPNSYHTVHGFQEFCITLHRLRSEPKRAQPLSVMELFARPEPSSAQTTTNTTTNSGGSCFSSCRSLPDINSHSRLRPLRPSRGISIQSLGLSPNRDDCAGHFDPTGRDGGKRNVHWEEEQRERALGSEMERELVLGKQILCSRESSPLRRTGQALIPLPSLAVSADRPLELLPYGRPRVATHEEEQNEFHA; encoded by the coding sequence ATGAGCGCCGCCGTCTGCGTGGTGGTCACGGTCCCCACCGAAGCGGAGGAGCTGAGGACTAACCCCAAGCCACTGGTCGGCACCCAACCCTGCTCCAGTTGCGGAGGCTACTTGAGGAGCAAGGGCTGGGCAGCGACCGGCTCTGGGGTGTGCGAGCGCTGTTGGCGATTGGGCCAGATAGCCGGGAGCAACTGCTGCGAGGCCGCGCCGCCTGCGAGCGACGCAACGTCTGCTCCACGGTACCACAGCCGGGCCCTGCAGCTGCGCGACCTGAAGGAGGACGCCTCCATGGAGCAGCTACTGAGGGCCATAGCCGAGGAGCTGCGACTGGAGGATGTGTTCTGGTCGCACGACGTCATGGGAAAGCAGCTGCAGGCCCGGTTCGACCTCCTGCAGGACGAGCGCTACGAAAGGCTGCTGTGCACTCTGCAGGACTGGGGCGTGGGGGAGCGACCTGGCACGCATGTGTCCGCCCTCACATGCTTGGAGACCCGGGCCAAGCCCAGGCCCCACAACCCAGGCCAAGGACAAGGCGGCTTGGAGGACCAGGGTCAGGAGCAGGGCCAGGGATGGCAGAGCTTTATGGACTCGGTGAGATGCAGACTGAACGTTAACCAGGTGGTGCGACAGGTGCGTCGCGACGCCACGTTGACCTTTGACTTCGTTGTGCTGCTGATGGCGGCCGCCCTGCTCTCCTGCGTCGGTCTCGTTGAGAATAGCTTCCTGTTCCTCTCCAGCTCCATGCTGATTTCCCCGCTGATGGGTCCCATCATTGCGGCCATATTCGGCTCGGTGATTGGGGACCGGGAGCTGCAGTGGCTGGGCCTGAAGAACGAGCTCCTGGGCATAGCCGTGTCGGTGGGCATAGGATTCTTCTTCGGGGCCATTGTCTGCGGCTTCGGCCACTTCTTCGCCATTTCATCGGGGCTCACCGAGGAGATCGTCTCCCGTTGTGACACCCACTCCCTGGCCATCGGAGTCTGCACTGCCTTGGCTTCGGGGGCAGCCGGCGCCATTGCGGTCTTGGGAGGCAACACGGGGTccctggtgggcgtggccatcTCGGCTTCCCTGCTGCCGCCCGCCGTGAACGCCGGATTGCTCTGGGCCCTGGCCATTGGATCACACCTACTGCCAGCCGACCACGAGCTGCTGGCCAGTCTGCTTAAGCACAGATCGTACTCCTCACTGCTCTCCGTGGAACTGCTGATTTGTGCGGTTGTCAGCATGGCCTTGACGCTCCTAAACATAGTTTGCGTCTGGCTAATGGGCGTGGTGGTTCTGAGGATCAAGGAGGTGGCTCCGGCGGTCCAGCGGCACCAGCAGTTTTGGCGCCATGACGTACGCACTGCCCGCGAGGTGGCACTAATGGATCCTGCCCTGCAGAGCGCCATAGACCGACTGGACGAGTCGCAACTGGACGTCGAGGCCCCGCACTACCAGCGAACTTGGTCGCCGGGAATGGGTTGCCACGCCGGCTCGCCCTCTGCCACCGGGGGCTCCGACATGGCCCTTGCAAGCCCCAAGGATCTGCCGAATAGCTATCACACGGTGCACGGATTCCAGGAGTTCTGCATCACGCTGCACCGCCTGAGGTCGGAGCCCAAGAGAGCCCAGCCGCTCAGTGTAATGGAGCTGTTTGCCCGGCCGGAGCCGAGTTCCGCCCAGACCACCACCAACACGACCACCAACAGCGGGGGCAGCTGTTTCAGCAGCTGTCGAAGCCTGCCGGATATCAACAGCCATTCCCGACTCCGTCCCCTCAGACCCTCCAGAGGGATCAGTATCCAAAGTCTGGGCCTAAGTCCCAACAGGGACGACTGTGCCGGGCACTTCGATCCCACTGGCAGGGACGGCGGGAAGCGAAATGTCCACtgggaggaggagcagcgcgAACGGGCTTTGGGCAGCGAGATGGAGAGGGAGCTCGTACTGGGAAAGCAGATCCTGTGCAGCAGGGAAAGCAGTCCGCTCAGAAGAACAGGCCAGGCACTGATACCCCTGCCCAGCCTCGCTGTCTCGGCAGATCGACCCCTTGAGCTGCTGCCCTACGGCAGGCCGCGGGTCGCGACCCACGAGGAGGAGCAGAACGAGTTCCACGCTTAG